The genomic DNA CACCGGATCGGGCAACAAATGGGTGTTTCGTCTGAATGGAACTGACAACATGTTTGGCGGCGGCGTAGTAGACTACATGGTCAACGAACTGGGACTCAAGAGGTTGGCTATTCTACACCTGTCCGACGAGTTCGGTTACGGTGCCAGGGACGAGTACGAGTACCATCTGAACAGGTTTGGCCTGAAGCCGGTAGCCGTTGAAGTGATGAACACAGGGGACAAGGATGTAAGGTCTCAGCTCATGAAGATCAGGAGGGCGAACGCCGACGGCATAGTCTGCGCCATCTCGTATCACGACGGCGCTTTGGTTGCTAAGCAGGCCAGACAGATCGGGTTCAAACCTCGCATCGCCGGTCTCGCGGCTTGGAGCAACCCGAAACTGATTGAACTCGGGGGCGAAGACTCAGTTGGGCTTCTGCACGGGACCCCGTACTTCCCTATGACGGATGTTCCACACATGAAGGAGTTCATCGACCGGATCACAGCAAAAGGTTTCCCTGGCGATGTCTATTCGGCTCAGGGCTACGATGGCATGATGCTCATCGCTAAGGCCATGAAGGAAAAAGGCATTAGCCGTGAGGGCATCCGGGACGGGTTGGCAGAGGTCCGAGATTATCTTGGAGTCTCATCACCCGTACCATTCTCAGTAGCACCCAACGGCGAGTTTGTCCGCGACGTTTTCGTCGTCGAAGTGACGCCAGAACTCGCCTACAAGGTAGTACACCTCTCCAGCATCAAGTAGGTTCACACTTCTTTGGGTTGAGACTGGTTAGATGAGAGCGGGGTGGGCCCGCGCCCGCCCCGCCATTGCGGGGGTGCGGTTATGACACATAGAGAACGGATCAAAGCAGCCCTTTCCAGGCAAGTCCCGGACAG from Bacillota bacterium includes the following:
- a CDS encoding ABC transporter substrate-binding protein; the encoded protein is MRLRVGVLVALFLMVVMIGAGTAAPEPIRIGWIGTLSGPAAFAGQCSRAGVLLAVDDINGAGGINGRPIEVIFEDDEYTPAKAVNAMQKLVYSNNVLAVLNQGPSSVQLATMPIAEKAGVTQFAVASSHKKVTGSGNKWVFRLNGTDNMFGGGVVDYMVNELGLKRLAILHLSDEFGYGARDEYEYHLNRFGLKPVAVEVMNTGDKDVRSQLMKIRRANADGIVCAISYHDGALVAKQARQIGFKPRIAGLAAWSNPKLIELGGEDSVGLLHGTPYFPMTDVPHMKEFIDRITAKGFPGDVYSAQGYDGMMLIAKAMKEKGISREGIRDGLAEVRDYLGVSSPVPFSVAPNGEFVRDVFVVEVTPELAYKVVHLSSIK